The Haloarcula sp. CBA1127 genomic interval CGCGCCGCCGACGACGACGACCTCCGCCTCGCCGTTCCGGATCGTCTTGACGGCTTCACGAACGGCCGTACCGGCGGATGCACAGGCCGCTTCGACACGGGTCGCCGGAACGTCCAGGCCAATGGCCTCGGCCATCAGCGGGCCCTGGTGGCCCTGGTGTTCCGCGAGCTCTCCCATGAAGTTGCCGTAATAGAGCGCCTCAGCGTCGTCCGGGTCGATGCCGGATTGCGATAGCGCTTCGAGTCCGGCCTCGGCGAACAGGTCTCGGCCGGTTCGCTCGGGGTGTTTCCCGAAATGTGTCACGCTGGCCCCGGCGATACGTGGGTCTGACATTATCTCCCAGTGTGCGCTGACGGCTTAAATGCCTACTGCTCGGATGCTTAATTAGCGCATATTCGGGGCTATAAACGCCCAAAAACAGTATATAGGTTCTTTATCGAATTTCTTTCCCACAACGGACCTATTGCCCTGAAGGGTACTATCTCCGCTTCAGTTCACAATCTCGGCGATACGCTGGGGTTCTCCCGACAGCGCGGGTTCCGGTTCGACCATCTGCAGCACTTCGTGGTCGGTCACGTCGGGATACGACTTCTGGATGGCGTCCTCGATGAGGGCTTTTTCGAGGCGGAACTCGGTTCCCTCGTAGACGACATCTACGCCCTGTTCGTCGAACGACAGTACAGTCATGCCGCGAATTACGCACGGCACGAATAAAAGGATAGTCTCTCGCGCGGCCGCGCAGGCCCGGCGACTGCCCGGCAAAACGCGTGGCCGGGCCACTCGTCAGAGCCGTTACGAGTCGCCGTCGCTGCCGACTCGGATGACCTGCAGTAGGGAGTACACCGGGACGCCGCGGATGTCACCGACGCCGCGCTTGTCAGCTAGCACGACGCAGGCCACGGGATTGCCGCCCTGTTCGTGGATCGCATCGATGGTTTCCCCCATCGTCTTGCCGCTCGTAATAGTGTCGTCGACGACGTAGCAGTCTCGGTTCCGGATCTGCGCGAAGTTCCGGGAGAACGAGCCATCGCTGGTCTCGCTCTCGTCGTCGTCCCACTGGTGTTTGGTCGGGGCGTACGTCCCGAGGTCGGTTTCCAGTTCCCGCGCAACGGTCGTCGCAAGCGGCGCGCCGGCCTTCTCGATGCCGATGGTAAGGTCCACATCGTCGCCTTTCTTTGAGAGCAGGTCCGCCATCGCCGCACCCGTGTGGTACAGCCGGTTGCTGTCACGACCGACGGCGGACCAGTCGACGTGGATGTCGTGGGGACCGCCGTCGTCGCTCGTCTCCGGTTCCGTGCCGGTGCCGCTGCGTTCGACAAGCCAACTCGCCGTCTCCCGGGAGACGTTGAGTTCATCAGCAATCTCGCCCTTAGAGAGGCCACGCTGTGCCAGGTCGGACGCGCTGTCGACGAGGTCGTCGATATTCTTCATACCATCATCTCCGTGTGCGAGGATTTAATAGGCAGTGTTCTTCACCCACCAAAATCTATTTACAACAGTCATTGTACTAATCTATTGGCTGGGTACACTCTCCCTGCTATCCGGGGCCAGGTGGCAATCCCGTCAGGTCACCAGCATCCCCATCCCAACCCGGCCGACGCCAACC includes:
- a CDS encoding DUF5800 family protein, with translation MTVLSFDEQGVDVVYEGTEFRLEKALIEDAIQKSYPDVTDHEVLQMVEPEPALSGEPQRIAEIVN
- the gfcR gene encoding transcriptional regulator GfcR — encoded protein: MKNIDDLVDSASDLAQRGLSKGEIADELNVSRETASWLVERSGTGTEPETSDDGGPHDIHVDWSAVGRDSNRLYHTGAAMADLLSKKGDDVDLTIGIEKAGAPLATTVARELETDLGTYAPTKHQWDDDESETSDGSFSRNFAQIRNRDCYVVDDTITSGKTMGETIDAIHEQGGNPVACVVLADKRGVGDIRGVPVYSLLQVIRVGSDGDS